AGCGGGGCGGGACGCCGCGTCTCCGGATCGAGGTTCACGATGACCGCATCCCCGTGGACGCAACGCTCCCCGTCCTGGTAGAGCTCGTGGGTCACGGTGTACGACGTCCGACCCAGCCGGGACACCCACACCCGGGCGGTGACCGGGGCGTAGCTCAGCTCGCGGTCGTAGTCGGCGTTGATGGTGCGCACCACATGCGGGGTCTGCGGGGTGGGGCTGGTCCCGGTCCACGCCAGGGTCGCCCGGACGCGCGCCTCCTCCATCAGGGTGATGGCGTGGGCGTTGTTGACGTGACCGTTGAGGTCCTGGTCGGACCACCGGACGCCGATCTCGGTGGTGAACACGGCATTTCCGCTCATCGCTGTCCTTTCGTCCCGGTGCTCCCGGGGTTCTTCTTCTCGGCACGGACCAGTCCCCCACCGACGATGAGCCGCTGGATCTCACTGGTGCCCTCATACAACCGCAGCAACCGGACATCCCGGTAAATGCGCTCGACGGGCACACCCCGCATGTAGCCCGTCCCACCGTGGATCTGGACGGCCTTGTCGGCGACGTCCCCGACCATCTCGGTGCAGAACAGTTTCGCGGCCGAGGGTGCGATCCGGGTGTCCGCACCGCTCTCGTAGGCCTCGGCGGCCTGACGGACCAGTGCGCGGCCGGCCATCACCCCGGTCTGCTGGTCGGCGAGCATGGCCTGCACCAGCTGGAAGTCGCCGATGACCGTGCCACCCTGGGTGGCGGTCGCCGCGTAGGCCACCGATTCGTCGAGCGCGCGCTGGGCGGTGCCGACGGCCAACGCGGCGATGTGGATGCGGCCCCGCGCCAGGGAGGTCATGGCGGCCTTGTACCCGACGTCCTCGGACCCGCCGACGAGGGCGGATTCCGGGACGCGGACGCCGTCGAAGAAGACCTCGGAGGTGCCGGCTCCCGCCTGCCCCATCTTCCGGTCCTTCGGGCCCACCGTCACGCCGGGTGTGTCCGCCGGGACGAGGAACACGGCGATCCCCGCGCCCCGGTCGTCGCGGGGGCGGGTGCGGGCGAAGGTGATGAACAGGTCGGCGTCCGGTGCGTTGGTGATGAAGCGTTTCGCGCCGGTGATGACCCAGCCGTCACCGTCGCGGACCGCCTTCGTCGTCAGGCCGCCCGGGTCGGACCCGGCGCCGGGCTCGGTGAGGCAGAAGGACGCGACGACCTCCCCGGTGGCCAGCCGCTCCAGCCAGGTGGCCTTCTGTTCCTCGGTTCCGTAGTTGACCAGGACTTTTCCGGCGATGCCGTTGTTGGTGCCGAACATCGACCGGAAGGACAGGGCGGTGTAGCCGAACTCCATGGCCAGCTCCACGTCCTGCGGCAGGGTCAGGCCGATGCCGCCCCATTCCTGCGGGACGGTGTAGCCGAACAGCCCCATCTCCTTCGCCCGGTCGCGGATGTCGGCGGGGATCGCGTCGGTCCCGGCGATCTCATCCTCGCGGGGGACGACGTGGTCCCGGACGAAGGACCGGACCAGGGCGAGGATCCCGGCGAACTCGTCGGGGCCCACCTCCGGGTCGCTGCCGGAACTGTGGGAACTGTCAGGTCTGCCGTCACTCATCTGACTGACAGTAGTCCTGATTGAACCCGGATTCAGCGGAACCGCTCCGGCAGTTCCGGCTCACCGAGCGACAGCATCAGCCGGTTCGCCCAGTTGAAGAAGGCGGCACCGTTGATGACGTCCAGGATCGACGCGTCATCGAGGCCGGCGGCACGCAGGGCGTCCACGTGCGGGGTACTGAACCGCACCGGGGTGGCGGCGAGCGCGACCGAGGCGTCCCGGACCGCGTTCCACACCGGGTCGCCGAGGTCGGCGCCCGGCCCCTCGTCACAGAGCCGCTGGACCGCGGCGGCACGGTCGGAGGCGTCCCCGTAGTGCTCCGATTCCTTGATCGCCCGGCCGGTGTGCACCGAGGCGCAGTACACGCAGCCGTTGAACCGGCTGGTCACCGCGGCGGACAGCTCCCGCTCGGCGCGACCCACACCGTCGGTGGTGTTGAAGAAGATGTCCCGGTCGGTCAGGGTACGGGCCTCGAGCGCGTCAGGGTCCCGGGCGAGCAGCCGGAAGTACTCCGACTTCGCCCGCAGCGGGTCGACCAGGGCCTCGCGCTGCCGGTCGGTGAGGTCCGCCTCCGCCGTCGGCGGCACCCACGGCACCCAGCCGAGGGAGTGGGTGACGAAGCGGGTCGGGCGGGCCAGGTCCGGGTAGCTGAGGACGTCGAAGGCGCCACCGGTCAGGTCGCCGTCCCCGTCCTTCTCCCCCTCGGCCGCAGCACCGTCGGTGTGCGGGTGGCGGGGGGCGGTGGTGCCGTCGAACCGGCGCACGTCACCGACCGGGATACGCCGGGCCGCCACCCCGAGACCGTGGGCGGTGCGCACCTGGAAGGTGAGGAAGGCGATGAGCTGGGCGAGGCTGACGACCTCGGTGGGGGTCCAGCCGGCCTGGGCCAGCGGGGCGAGGCGCTCCGGGCGGGAGTCCCGCGGGTGCAGGACGAGAACGTG
This is a stretch of genomic DNA from Corynebacterium nuruki S6-4. It encodes these proteins:
- a CDS encoding acyl-CoA thioesterase — translated: MSGNAVFTTEIGVRWSDQDLNGHVNNAHAITLMEEARVRATLAWTGTSPTPQTPHVVRTINADYDRELSYAPVTARVWVSRLGRTSYTVTHELYQDGERCVHGDAVIVNLDPETRRPAPLTDDERALLVGEDAG
- a CDS encoding acyl-CoA dehydrogenase family protein; amino-acid sequence: MSDGRPDSSHSSGSDPEVGPDEFAGILALVRSFVRDHVVPREDEIAGTDAIPADIRDRAKEMGLFGYTVPQEWGGIGLTLPQDVELAMEFGYTALSFRSMFGTNNGIAGKVLVNYGTEEQKATWLERLATGEVVASFCLTEPGAGSDPGGLTTKAVRDGDGWVITGAKRFITNAPDADLFITFARTRPRDDRGAGIAVFLVPADTPGVTVGPKDRKMGQAGAGTSEVFFDGVRVPESALVGGSEDVGYKAAMTSLARGRIHIAALAVGTAQRALDESVAYAATATQGGTVIGDFQLVQAMLADQQTGVMAGRALVRQAAEAYESGADTRIAPSAAKLFCTEMVGDVADKAVQIHGGTGYMRGVPVERIYRDVRLLRLYEGTSEIQRLIVGGGLVRAEKKNPGSTGTKGQR
- a CDS encoding alkylhydroperoxidase domain protein, with product MTVSNDLIDYLAEIDEDSETTGPIAALRHHRAQARENAQRSFTALFEPTDPAVQGNFSNAERYAVAAFVTGLHGGATAAARATGVYADMLADEVEDTNPDLVAVLAAVVSDARALVNASGLTGPYGDYREPDLAGESAPGPTFTVSGSERRVLGDRLSAAVEFAHVLVLHPRDSRPERLAPLAQAGWTPTEVVSLAQLIAFLTFQVRTAHGLGVAARRIPVGDVRRFDGTTAPRHPHTDGAAAEGEKDGDGDLTGGAFDVLSYPDLARPTRFVTHSLGWVPWVPPTAEADLTDRQREALVDPLRAKSEYFRLLARDPDALEARTLTDRDIFFNTTDGVGRAERELSAAVTSRFNGCVYCASVHTGRAIKESEHYGDASDRAAAVQRLCDEGPGADLGDPVWNAVRDASVALAATPVRFSTPHVDALRAAGLDDASILDVINGAAFFNWANRLMLSLGEPELPERFR